One genomic region from Thermoleptolyngbya sichuanensis A183 encodes:
- the ispG gene encoding (E)-4-hydroxy-3-methylbut-2-enyl-diphosphate synthase — MQTLPNPVNAPTAPSAPADANVGIVRRKTRPVPVGDITIGGDYPVAVQSMINEDTLDIEGSVAAIRRLHEIGCEIVRVTVPSMAHAKAMEEIRDRLYKSYKPVPLVADVHHNGMKIALEVANYVDNVRINPGLYVFEKPKSDRTEYTSAEFTEIGEKIRETLEPLVVKLRDQNKSMRIGVNHGSLAERMLFTYGDTPEGMVESALEFIRICESLDFYNIELSLKASRVPVMIAANRLMVKRMDELGMDYPLHLGVTEAGDGEYGRIKSTAGIGTLLAEGIGDTIRVSLTEAPEKEIPVCYGILQALGLRRTMVEYVACPSCGRTLFNLEEVLAKVRAATNHLTGLNIAVMGCIVNGLGEMADADYGYVGKQAGYISLYRGREEIKRVPEDQGVQELINLIKADGRWVEP; from the coding sequence ATGCAAACGCTTCCTAATCCTGTCAACGCGCCCACTGCTCCGTCTGCCCCTGCCGATGCCAACGTAGGCATTGTGCGTCGCAAAACGCGCCCGGTTCCGGTGGGCGACATCACCATCGGCGGCGACTATCCCGTGGCGGTGCAGTCGATGATTAACGAAGACACGCTGGATATTGAGGGTTCCGTTGCGGCAATTCGGCGGCTGCACGAGATTGGCTGCGAAATTGTGCGGGTGACCGTGCCCAGCATGGCCCACGCCAAGGCGATGGAGGAAATCCGCGATCGCCTCTACAAGTCCTACAAGCCCGTGCCACTGGTGGCCGATGTGCATCACAACGGCATGAAAATTGCCCTAGAAGTGGCAAACTATGTGGACAACGTGCGGATCAATCCGGGGCTGTATGTGTTTGAAAAGCCCAAGAGCGATCGCACGGAATACACCAGCGCCGAATTTACTGAAATTGGCGAAAAGATACGCGAAACCCTAGAGCCACTGGTTGTCAAGCTGCGCGACCAAAACAAGTCCATGCGGATTGGCGTGAATCACGGCTCTTTGGCAGAGCGGATGCTATTCACCTACGGCGACACGCCCGAAGGCATGGTCGAGTCGGCGCTAGAGTTCATCCGCATTTGCGAATCGCTGGATTTCTACAACATTGAACTATCGCTGAAAGCCTCTCGCGTACCCGTGATGATTGCTGCCAACCGCCTGATGGTAAAGCGCATGGACGAGCTAGGCATGGACTATCCGCTGCACCTAGGCGTGACGGAAGCCGGGGACGGCGAATACGGCCGCATCAAGTCCACCGCAGGCATCGGCACGCTGCTGGCCGAGGGCATCGGCGACACAATCCGCGTCTCGCTAACGGAAGCCCCGGAGAAGGAGATTCCGGTTTGCTACGGCATCTTGCAGGCGCTGGGGCTGCGGCGGACGATGGTGGAGTATGTTGCCTGCCCGTCTTGTGGACGCACCTTGTTCAACCTGGAAGAGGTGCTGGCCAAGGTTCGCGCTGCTACAAACCACTTGACTGGGTTGAATATCGCCGTGATGGGGTGCATCGTCAACGGACTGGGCGAAATGGCTGATGCCGACTATGGCTATGTGGGCAAGCAGGCAGGCTACATTTCGCTGTATCGGGGACGTGAAGAAATTAAGCGCGTTCCGGAAGATCAGGGTGTGCAGGAGTTAATTAACTTGATCAAGGCAGATGGACGCTGGGTTGAGCCGTAG
- a CDS encoding glutathione S-transferase family protein, whose translation MLELYQFELSHYCEKIRLILDYKGLPYRKVEVTPGVGQLDLFRMSGQRQVPVLKDGSTVIADSTEIAEYLEKTYPDRPIIPTDPKQRGLCLLMEQWADESIGLNARKCMIGALGKDQSFRQSFLPNTIPDFLKTVVSSMPNELFSVLELGVGLTPDAIKAAEASMKRDLAALCFILLDQPYLITDHPTLADFAVAGLTMYVKFPDGDYLDIPQPLKGKGVPGIADVGTFAPFFEWRDRLYADFRKTGTPSASSSANRPTSIQID comes from the coding sequence ATGCTAGAGCTTTATCAATTTGAGCTATCCCACTACTGCGAAAAGATTCGGCTAATTTTGGACTACAAGGGCTTGCCCTATCGCAAGGTGGAAGTGACCCCTGGTGTCGGCCAGCTTGACCTGTTTCGGATGTCCGGCCAGCGCCAAGTGCCCGTGCTGAAAGACGGCTCCACAGTTATTGCCGACTCCACCGAAATTGCCGAGTATCTGGAAAAGACCTATCCCGATCGCCCGATTATTCCCACCGATCCCAAACAGCGCGGGCTGTGTTTGTTAATGGAGCAGTGGGCCGACGAATCCATTGGGCTAAATGCCCGCAAATGCATGATTGGCGCACTGGGCAAAGACCAGAGCTTCCGCCAGTCGTTTCTCCCGAATACGATTCCTGATTTTCTAAAAACAGTCGTTAGCTCTATGCCCAATGAGCTATTCAGCGTGCTGGAACTGGGCGTGGGACTGACCCCGGATGCCATCAAAGCAGCCGAAGCATCCATGAAGCGGGATCTGGCGGCGCTCTGCTTTATCTTGCTCGATCAGCCCTACCTGATCACCGACCATCCCACCCTGGCAGATTTTGCTGTGGCGGGGCTGACGATGTACGTCAAGTTTCCCGATGGCGACTACCTGGATATTCCCCAACCGCTCAAGGGCAAAGGCGTTCCGGGCATCGCCGATGTGGGCACGTTTGCGCCGTTTTTTGAATGGCGCGATCGCCTCTACGCCGACTTCCGCAAAACCGGAACCCCCAGCGCCAGCAGTAGCGCCAACCGCCCCACATCAATTCAGATTGACTAG
- a CDS encoding thioredoxin family protein, whose translation MTGTAIGSYAPDFELPGVDGEVHHLARYLESHRAVCVVFMCNHCPYVRLYIDRLKQIQDDFQGQGVTLIGINPNDDTRYPDDSFDKMKSFAIEQAINFPYLRDVTQEVAEAFGAERTPEIYLLDSEGILRYNGAIDDSPQNPDGVQKAYLREAIASILSGTAIADTHTHTIGCSVKWRQPTEG comes from the coding sequence ATGACTGGAACCGCGATTGGTAGCTACGCGCCCGACTTTGAACTGCCCGGTGTAGATGGCGAGGTGCATCATCTCGCTCGGTATCTTGAATCCCATCGGGCGGTTTGCGTGGTTTTTATGTGCAACCACTGCCCCTATGTGCGGCTGTATATTGATCGCCTCAAGCAAATTCAGGACGACTTTCAGGGGCAGGGCGTGACGTTGATCGGCATCAATCCCAACGACGACACGCGCTATCCTGACGATAGTTTCGACAAGATGAAGTCCTTTGCCATCGAGCAGGCGATCAACTTTCCCTACCTGCGCGACGTGACGCAAGAGGTGGCGGAAGCCTTTGGCGCAGAGCGCACACCGGAGATTTACCTGCTGGATAGCGAAGGGATTCTTCGGTATAACGGGGCGATCGACGATAGCCCGCAGAATCCCGACGGGGTGCAGAAGGCCTATTTGAGGGAGGCGATCGCCAGCATTCTCTCCGGCACTGCGATCGCCGACACCCACACGCACACCATCGGTTGCTCTGTAAAATGGCGACAGCCGACAGAAGGATAG
- a CDS encoding glutathione peroxidase gives MTAASASIYDFSATSIDGKPVSLDAFKDKVLLIVNTASQCGFTPQYQGLQSLYSKYADQGLVVLGFPCNQFGQQEPGTADQIQAFCETRFGVSFPLFQKVDVNGSNAHPLFQYLTKSAPGIFGTEAIKWNFTKFLVDRQGNVVKRYPPTTKPEDLEANIQALL, from the coding sequence ATGACTGCCGCTTCTGCCTCTATCTACGACTTTTCAGCCACCAGCATCGACGGCAAGCCCGTATCGCTCGATGCGTTCAAAGACAAGGTGCTGTTGATTGTGAACACGGCCAGCCAGTGCGGCTTTACGCCCCAATATCAGGGGCTTCAGTCCCTCTACAGCAAATACGCCGATCAGGGCCTGGTGGTACTGGGCTTCCCGTGCAATCAGTTTGGACAGCAGGAACCGGGGACAGCAGATCAAATCCAGGCATTTTGCGAAACCCGGTTTGGGGTGTCGTTCCCGCTATTCCAAAAAGTAGACGTGAACGGCAGCAACGCCCATCCTCTGTTTCAATACCTGACGAAATCTGCCCCCGGTATCTTTGGCACGGAGGCGATTAAGTGGAATTTCACCAAATTCCTGGTCGATCGCCAGGGCAACGTCGTGAAGCGCTACCCGCCCACCACCAAACCAGAAGATCTGGAGGCTAATATTCAGGCATTGCTGTAG
- the pyrH gene encoding UMP kinase, whose protein sequence is MGNTYRRVLLKLSGEALMGDLSYGIDPAVVDAICAEIKDVVNTGVEVAVVVGGGNIFRGIKGAAAGMDRATADYIGMIATVMNAMTLQDSLERKGVQTRVLTAIEMQEVAEPYIRRRAIRHLEKGRVVIFGAGSGNPFFTTDTTAALRAAEISAEVVFKATKVDGIYDADPKVNPDARRFQTLTYSYALEKDLRVMDGTAIALCKDNNIPIMVFNLAVEGNIRRALMGEPIGTLVGGSCGIS, encoded by the coding sequence ATGGGGAATACGTATCGGCGGGTTTTGCTAAAGCTCAGCGGCGAGGCACTGATGGGCGATCTCTCCTATGGGATTGACCCGGCAGTGGTAGATGCGATTTGTGCAGAGATTAAAGATGTGGTGAATACGGGCGTAGAAGTTGCGGTTGTGGTGGGCGGCGGCAATATTTTTCGCGGCATCAAGGGCGCAGCGGCTGGGATGGATCGGGCAACGGCGGATTACATCGGCATGATTGCCACCGTGATGAACGCGATGACACTGCAAGACTCGCTGGAGCGAAAGGGCGTGCAAACTCGCGTGCTGACGGCGATCGAGATGCAGGAAGTGGCAGAGCCGTATATTCGTCGCCGCGCCATTCGCCATTTGGAAAAGGGGCGAGTGGTAATTTTTGGTGCGGGGTCTGGTAATCCTTTCTTTACGACGGACACGACGGCGGCGCTGCGGGCAGCAGAAATTAGCGCAGAGGTCGTGTTCAAGGCGACAAAAGTAGATGGCATTTACGACGCTGACCCGAAGGTGAATCCCGATGCCCGCAGGTTCCAAACGCTGACCTACAGCTATGCGCTGGAAAAAGACCTGCGGGTGATGGATGGAACGGCGATCGCCCTGTGCAAAGATAACAATATCCCTATCATGGTGTTTAACCTGGCGGTTGAAGGCAACATTCGCCGCGCCTTGATGGGTGAACCCATTGGCACACTTGTTGGAGGCTCTTGTGGAATTAGCTGA
- the frr gene encoding ribosome recycling factor, with protein MELAEIEGNMQKTIEATQRSFNTIRTGRANASILDKVQVEYYGTPTPLKSLANISTPDASTILIQPYDRNTLNLIEKAIQMSDVGLTPNNDGSVVRLNIPPLTSDRRKELVKIAAKYAEEGKVALRNIRRDAVDSVRKQEKDGDLPKDTALDLQDSIQKLTDKYVAKIDALLKEKETDITTV; from the coding sequence GTGGAATTAGCTGAAATTGAAGGCAATATGCAGAAGACCATTGAGGCCACTCAGCGGTCGTTTAACACCATCCGCACAGGACGGGCAAATGCGAGCATTCTCGACAAGGTGCAGGTGGAATACTACGGTACGCCTACACCGCTGAAGTCTCTGGCCAACATCAGCACGCCCGATGCCAGCACCATCTTGATCCAGCCCTATGACCGGAACACGCTGAACCTGATCGAAAAGGCGATTCAGATGTCTGATGTGGGGCTAACGCCGAATAACGATGGTTCCGTGGTGCGGCTGAATATTCCGCCCCTGACGAGCGATCGCCGCAAAGAATTGGTAAAAATCGCCGCCAAATACGCCGAAGAAGGCAAAGTTGCCCTCCGCAACATCCGCCGCGATGCTGTAGACAGCGTTCGCAAGCAAGAAAAAGACGGCGACCTGCCCAAAGACACTGCGCTGGATTTGCAAGACAGCATCCAAAAGCTGACCGATAAGTACGTGGCCAAAATCGACGCGCTGCTCAAAGAAAAGGAAACCGATATCACGACGGTCTAG
- a CDS encoding geranylgeranyl reductase family protein, with product MYDCIIVGAGPAGASAAYHLAKRDRSVLLLEKESLPRYKPCGGGVSPQVAEWFDFDFGPAISLKVNTLRYTWNMDDPVVAQLENLEPIWMVRRDVFDHFLVKKAQEQGAMLKDRTAVSGIEWRGNGWRVNTAQGPFLGTYLIAADGAKGFMAKWLGFGDRKRKLGGALEAEARQPIADAQTIHFEFGMVKNGYIWNFPKADGYSIGIGTFRGGEAQDFKRILTEYSKLFNVDFATTEQHGHPLCLWDGDQTLHTQNALLAGEAACVVDPMTAEGIRPSIFTGVKAAEAIHAALSGDLDALEGYTHTIQQEWGQEMIWAKRLANAFYAAPSLGYRLGIKRPSATERMGQILCGKLGYRDVANRAIQRLSAGLIPGM from the coding sequence ATGTATGACTGCATCATCGTGGGCGCTGGGCCTGCGGGCGCAAGTGCTGCCTATCACCTGGCAAAGCGCGATCGCTCGGTGCTGCTTTTAGAAAAGGAATCCCTGCCCCGCTACAAACCCTGCGGCGGCGGCGTATCGCCCCAAGTGGCCGAATGGTTTGATTTTGACTTTGGCCCGGCGATCTCGCTCAAGGTCAACACCCTCCGCTACACCTGGAACATGGACGATCCGGTGGTGGCTCAGCTTGAAAACCTAGAGCCGATTTGGATGGTGCGGCGCGACGTGTTCGACCATTTCCTGGTCAAAAAAGCGCAAGAACAGGGCGCAATGCTCAAAGACCGTACCGCCGTATCGGGTATTGAATGGCGAGGCAACGGCTGGCGGGTCAACACCGCCCAGGGCCCGTTTCTAGGAACCTATCTAATCGCCGCTGACGGAGCAAAGGGCTTCATGGCAAAGTGGCTGGGATTTGGCGATCGCAAGCGGAAGTTGGGCGGTGCGCTGGAGGCGGAGGCCCGTCAGCCCATTGCCGATGCCCAGACCATCCACTTCGAGTTTGGCATGGTCAAAAACGGCTATATCTGGAACTTTCCCAAGGCAGACGGCTATTCCATTGGCATTGGCACCTTTCGCGGTGGCGAAGCGCAAGACTTCAAGCGCATCCTAACGGAATATTCCAAGCTGTTTAACGTCGATTTTGCAACCACCGAGCAGCACGGGCATCCCCTATGCCTGTGGGATGGCGACCAGACCTTGCATACTCAAAATGCGCTGCTGGCCGGCGAAGCCGCCTGCGTGGTTGATCCCATGACAGCCGAAGGGATTCGCCCTTCGATCTTTACGGGCGTGAAGGCGGCGGAGGCAATTCATGCAGCGCTGAGCGGCGACTTGGACGCGCTCGAAGGATATACCCACACCATTCAGCAAGAGTGGGGCCAGGAAATGATCTGGGCAAAACGGCTGGCCAATGCTTTCTACGCGGCTCCCAGCCTGGGCTATCGGCTGGGGATCAAGCGTCCCTCTGCCACGGAGCGGATGGGGCAAATTCTCTGCGGCAAGCTAGGCTATCGCGATGTGGCCAACCGCGCTATTCAACGCCTCAGTGCCGGGTTGATCCCAGGAATGTAG
- a CDS encoding sensor histidine kinase, translating to MSQGNLPQNSQPSVSARPANKHPQGYTELEAALDQVEQLLSRLSLERVIEGEDRQEDRDDRPSRDPSHDSSNAKSAGDRSSNPKSPRTGSSSDKSTRSSAQSPAPATSQDAGLTDALLQIRANLSRVLDSYDHQVEQIQQQSAQSHSVASITQRIRQSLDPGEILNSTVIEVQQALQADRVVIHSFEDDAGSVIVAESVVAPWPSLLGERVSQAIAEQRIAYFRQGHYRIVDDIETGDYSPELLELFRQQQTRAVLVAPILRDDQLLGLLSVHQCSGIRHWQPHEVDLLRYLSEQVAIALQQSRLYQQAQQLNADLEQQIVRRAEQMERVLKYESMLKRITDKVRDSLDESQILQAAVQELTLVLGLAGCNSALYDLEEGTSTIRYEYTHSIPTFYGRVAQMDDSPDIYHQLKQGLYFQFCSLYPNPQRGRVSMLACPIFVDANSSEGMEQAVLGDLWLIHRKEYVFNEFEIRMVQQVANQCAIAIRQARLYQAAQAQVTELERLNQLKDQFLSTVSHELRTPIANVKMAIHMLKTAPSEEKQKQYLSILESELAREEELINDLLDLQRLEESVFPITVERIDLPNWLPALVEPFRTRIANSQQTLEVSCAEDLPPLVTDPTILRRILAELLNNACKYTPKGLSIALDVSLQPPTEENGFTAYTIFRLQNQAEIPNADLPHIFEKFYRVLQVDRYKHGGTGLGLALVQKLVEQLSGTISADSADGWTSFTVKIPSR from the coding sequence GTGAGTCAAGGGAATTTGCCTCAGAATTCGCAGCCTTCGGTTTCAGCACGCCCAGCCAACAAGCATCCCCAAGGATACACAGAGTTGGAGGCGGCGCTGGATCAGGTTGAGCAATTGCTGTCGCGACTGTCGCTAGAGCGCGTTATTGAGGGGGAGGATCGGCAGGAGGATCGGGACGATCGCCCCTCCCGTGATCCATCCCATGATTCATCCAATGCGAAGTCTGCTGGCGACCGATCTTCTAATCCCAAATCTCCTCGTACCGGATCTAGCTCCGATAAATCCACCAGGTCATCTGCTCAGTCTCCTGCGCCAGCCACCTCTCAGGATGCGGGACTGACCGATGCGCTGTTGCAGATTCGTGCCAATTTATCGCGAGTGCTAGATAGCTACGATCATCAGGTTGAGCAAATTCAGCAGCAGTCAGCCCAATCGCACTCGGTTGCCAGCATCACCCAGCGAATTCGTCAGTCGCTTGATCCGGGCGAAATTTTGAACAGCACGGTGATCGAGGTGCAGCAAGCGCTCCAGGCAGACCGGGTGGTGATTCACAGCTTTGAAGATGATGCCGGGTCGGTGATTGTGGCAGAGTCGGTGGTTGCCCCGTGGCCATCGCTGCTGGGAGAGCGGGTTAGTCAGGCGATCGCCGAACAGCGAATTGCCTACTTTCGCCAGGGCCACTACCGGATTGTGGATGACATCGAAACAGGCGACTATTCGCCGGAACTGCTAGAACTCTTCCGGCAACAGCAGACGCGGGCGGTGTTGGTCGCGCCGATCCTGCGGGATGACCAGCTTTTGGGGCTACTGTCGGTGCATCAATGTTCTGGTATCCGCCACTGGCAGCCCCACGAGGTGGATTTGCTGCGCTATCTCAGCGAACAGGTGGCGATCGCCCTCCAACAGTCGCGCCTCTATCAACAGGCGCAGCAGTTGAATGCCGACCTAGAGCAGCAAATCGTGCGCCGCGCCGAGCAGATGGAGCGCGTGCTGAAATACGAATCCATGCTCAAGCGCATTACCGACAAGGTGCGCGACAGCCTCGACGAAAGCCAGATCTTGCAGGCGGCTGTGCAGGAGCTAACGCTGGTGCTGGGGCTGGCGGGCTGCAACTCGGCGCTGTACGACCTAGAGGAAGGCACGTCCACCATCCGCTACGAATATACCCACTCGATTCCCACCTTCTACGGCCGTGTGGCCCAGATGGACGACTCGCCGGATATCTACCACCAGCTCAAGCAGGGGCTGTATTTCCAGTTTTGCTCGCTCTATCCCAACCCCCAGCGGGGACGGGTGTCCATGCTGGCCTGCCCCATTTTTGTCGATGCCAACTCGTCCGAGGGTATGGAGCAGGCCGTGCTAGGCGACCTCTGGCTGATTCACCGCAAAGAGTACGTGTTTAACGAGTTCGAGATTCGCATGGTGCAGCAGGTGGCCAACCAGTGTGCGATCGCCATTCGCCAGGCCCGGCTCTATCAGGCAGCCCAGGCCCAGGTCACGGAACTGGAGCGGCTCAACCAGCTCAAAGATCAGTTCCTCAGCACCGTCTCCCATGAGCTACGCACCCCCATCGCCAACGTCAAAATGGCGATCCATATGCTGAAAACCGCCCCCAGCGAAGAAAAGCAAAAACAGTATCTCAGCATCCTGGAAAGCGAACTGGCGCGAGAGGAAGAACTCATCAACGACCTGCTGGACTTGCAGCGACTAGAAGAATCCGTCTTTCCCATCACCGTCGAGCGCATCGACCTGCCCAACTGGCTGCCCGCCCTGGTGGAACCTTTCCGCACCCGCATCGCCAACTCCCAGCAAACCCTCGAAGTCTCCTGCGCTGAAGATTTGCCGCCGCTGGTGACCGACCCGACCATCCTGCGGCGCATTCTGGCAGAGCTACTGAACAACGCCTGCAAGTATACGCCCAAGGGGCTGAGCATTGCGCTAGACGTATCGCTCCAGCCGCCCACCGAGGAGAATGGGTTCACAGCCTACACCATCTTCCGACTCCAGAATCAGGCCGAAATTCCCAATGCCGACCTGCCCCATATCTTTGAAAAGTTCTATCGCGTCTTGCAAGTCGATCGCTACAAGCACGGCGGCACCGGGCTGGGGCTGGCGCTGGTGCAAAAGCTGGTGGAGCAACTGAGCGGCACGATCAGCGCCGACAGCGCCGACGGCTGGACGAGCTTTACGGTCAAAATTCCGTCTCGCTAG
- a CDS encoding NAD(P)/FAD-dependent oxidoreductase, with amino-acid sequence MYTPFLYDRTRPVGSFWETTVDPVEGVALAGDRTCDVAIIGGGITGLSAALHLARAGVEACVLEAGIPAWGASGRNGGFCCVGATWLDPEALLNQFGHEEVGRFFRQQREGTELVCQIAQEEGIDLDAQGDGEIEVAHRPNRWRSLEAAYEFFSDIAGYPCQLWSPKELTERAYHSPEAHGALHVGVGFGLNPMKYSRGLAIALQRQPVAVYAHSPVQRWETDGRGHRLHTPGGTLRAQRVIIATNGYTEDPLHPAMSGRLLPVVSNIITTRPLTAAELAAQGWKTETPIYDTRNLLFYFRLLKDGRFLLGTRGGTRGTPQEADRYRQWMGRRLGTMFPAWRDVEISHYWSGLLCGSRALVPHVGQLADDPTLFYALAYHGNGVATATWSGRAIAHLLIGKISETDLATPFRQPLRRFPLPYLRPWYLRGMFSLYSLQDAW; translated from the coding sequence ATGTATACCCCGTTCCTCTACGATCGCACTCGTCCTGTCGGCAGCTTTTGGGAAACTACAGTAGACCCGGTGGAAGGGGTGGCGCTGGCGGGCGATCGCACTTGCGACGTGGCGATTATCGGCGGCGGCATCACGGGACTCTCGGCGGCGCTGCACCTGGCGCGGGCGGGCGTGGAGGCGTGCGTGCTGGAGGCGGGAATACCAGCCTGGGGCGCGTCGGGGCGGAATGGCGGCTTTTGCTGTGTTGGGGCAACCTGGCTCGACCCGGAAGCCCTGCTGAACCAGTTTGGGCACGAGGAAGTGGGGCGATTTTTTCGGCAGCAGCGCGAGGGCACAGAGCTAGTGTGCCAGATTGCCCAGGAGGAAGGCATTGACCTAGACGCGCAGGGGGACGGCGAGATCGAAGTGGCCCATCGCCCCAACCGATGGCGATCGCTCGAAGCGGCCTACGAATTTTTTAGCGACATTGCGGGCTATCCCTGCCAGCTCTGGTCGCCCAAGGAACTGACCGAACGGGCCTACCATAGCCCCGAAGCACATGGGGCGCTGCATGTCGGCGTGGGCTTTGGGCTGAACCCGATGAAATATAGCCGGGGACTGGCGATCGCCCTCCAGCGGCAACCCGTTGCAGTCTACGCCCATAGCCCCGTTCAGCGCTGGGAAACAGACGGGCGTGGACATCGGCTGCACACGCCAGGGGGAACCCTGCGGGCCCAGCGAGTTATTATCGCGACCAACGGCTACACCGAAGACCCCCTCCACCCGGCCATGTCTGGCCGCCTGCTGCCCGTCGTTTCCAATATCATTACCACGCGCCCCCTCACCGCCGCCGAACTCGCTGCTCAGGGCTGGAAAACCGAAACCCCCATCTACGACACGCGCAATCTGCTGTTTTACTTTCGCCTGCTGAAAGATGGGCGCTTTCTGTTGGGGACGCGGGGCGGCACACGGGGCACCCCGCAAGAAGCCGACCGCTATCGTCAGTGGATGGGGCGACGGCTGGGCACGATGTTTCCCGCCTGGCGCGACGTGGAAATTTCCCACTACTGGAGCGGGCTGCTCTGCGGCTCTAGGGCGCTCGTGCCCCATGTCGGGCAGCTTGCCGATGATCCCACGCTCTTCTATGCGCTGGCCTATCACGGCAACGGCGTGGCCACCGCCACCTGGAGCGGCCGGGCGATCGCCCATCTGCTAATCGGCAAGATTTCAGAAACCGATCTGGCAACCCCCTTCCGCCAGCCTCTCCGCCGCTTCCCGCTGCCCTACCTGCGCCCGTGGTATCTGCGGGGGATGTTTAGTCTATATAGCTTGCAGGATGCCTGGTAA
- a CDS encoding 4a-hydroxytetrahydrobiopterin dehydratase: protein MATGARGAIALPVLLSSDEIARQMQDLSDWALAGQEISCTYSFGNFVEAIAFVNRLVEPAEAAAHHPDLTIAYNRVTLRLTTHDAGGLTNLDFRVAQAARAATNPGGSPLTCAAME from the coding sequence ATGGCAACCGGAGCGCGGGGGGCGATCGCCCTCCCAGTCTTGCTCAGCAGTGATGAGATAGCCCGACAAATGCAGGATCTATCTGACTGGGCCCTGGCAGGACAGGAAATTTCCTGCACTTACTCATTTGGGAACTTTGTGGAGGCGATCGCCTTTGTGAATCGCCTAGTGGAACCCGCCGAAGCCGCCGCCCATCACCCCGACCTGACGATTGCCTACAACCGCGTCACGCTGCGACTCACCACCCACGACGCAGGCGGGCTGACGAATCTCGACTTTCGCGTTGCCCAGGCTGCTCGCGCTGCGACCAATCCTGGCGGCTCGCCGCTGACCTGTGCTGCGATGGAATAG
- a CDS encoding ABC transporter permease: protein MTAIAPVKTAPPRRTRRPVGLYASLLPPLVWTTLLYFVPLALLISYSVWRLEAFDIVKEFSLVNFKTIFTNAAYRTVILRTVGTALGVTLIDIVLALPLGYFIARFGGKWRSLLTILVILPLWSSYLVRVFAWKIILGYNGVLNTALLSLGILQEPSTVFLYNQFSTMLTFVHVWLPFMILPIITAFERLPQDLLEASADLNAPPLTTFRRVILPLVRPGVFAGSISVFALTMGDYITPSLVGSPSGIMLGNVISSQFGVSYNWPLGAAFSLVVMLIVFGGLAIALRQGALEA from the coding sequence GTGACTGCGATCGCCCCTGTCAAAACTGCTCCCCCGCGCCGCACCCGCCGTCCGGTCGGGCTATATGCCTCGCTGCTGCCGCCGCTGGTATGGACGACGCTGCTCTATTTTGTCCCTTTGGCGCTGCTGATTTCCTACAGCGTGTGGCGGCTGGAGGCGTTTGATATTGTCAAAGAGTTCAGCCTGGTCAATTTCAAAACGATTTTTACGAATGCCGCCTATCGCACGGTGATTTTGCGAACCGTGGGCACGGCGCTGGGAGTGACGCTGATTGATATCGTGCTGGCGCTGCCGCTTGGCTATTTTATTGCGCGGTTTGGCGGCAAGTGGCGATCGCTCCTGACGATCCTCGTCATCCTGCCGCTGTGGTCAAGCTATCTGGTGCGGGTGTTTGCCTGGAAAATCATTCTGGGCTACAACGGCGTGTTGAATACGGCGCTGCTGTCGCTGGGCATTCTTCAGGAACCTAGCACGGTGTTCCTCTACAACCAGTTTTCGACCATGCTCACGTTTGTTCACGTCTGGCTACCGTTCATGATCTTGCCCATCATCACCGCCTTCGAGCGATTGCCCCAAGACTTGCTGGAAGCCTCCGCCGATCTGAACGCACCGCCGCTCACAACTTTTCGCCGAGTCATTCTGCCCCTGGTGAGACCGGGCGTATTTGCGGGTTCTATCAGCGTGTTTGCGCTGACGATGGGCGACTATATCACGCCGAGTCTGGTAGGCAGCCCCAGCGGCATCATGTTGGGTAACGTCATCTCATCCCAGTTTGGTGTGTCCTACAACTGGCCGCTGGGCGCAGCGTTTTCGCTAGTGGTGATGCTGATTGTATTTGGTGGACTGGCGATCGCCCTCCGCCAGGGAGCCTTGGAAGCCTAA